From a single Penaeus vannamei isolate JL-2024 chromosome 25, ASM4276789v1, whole genome shotgun sequence genomic region:
- the LOC138866330 gene encoding DNA translocase FtsK-like codes for MKSQQVYSLLLAVTAAVVTGAPHHTLQEHDTYLPPARDVVVPESDYLPPTIDVAVPDGDYLPPARDVVVPESDYLPPAIDVAVPDGDYLPPVIDVVVPESDYLPPARDQNVQQEVLEEFLSNPNPSYSVSYAVEAPETRDQKQAEESQSDGVTKGSYQYLRPDGVLQVVKYVVTKEGGYQAEVEERPGFAPITQEQDIKNSAPESEVTALDLDLEVAPPSGNIVQISSAHFALNHPLAQELLANSKSPIATSISFTPISVPSPAVPALPTSTFLTLPSPASEVKETVPLSEFQKISNPVFPPPPVFPVATLRLAPGLTGSKDSLQTPLPATLLTNTKLSLPAIPATPVAPKIQVPFPALSPAFSPASPFPQVAPPALASSSTLLQAPSVTFTSPHTSFTYFSS; via the exons ATGAAATCACAACAG GTTTATTCCTTGCTTCTGGCGGTGACTGCAGCCGTTGTCACCGGCGCTCCTCATCACACCCTCCAGGAACATGACACCTACCTTCCCCCTGCGAGAGACGTCGTGGTACCTGAAAGCGACTACCTTCCGCCTACGATAGACGTTGCGGTACCTGACGGCGACTACCTCCCCCCTGCGAGAGACGTCGTGGTACCTGAAAGCGACTACCTCCCCCCTGCGATAGACGTTGCGGTACCTGACGGCGACTACCTTCCCCCTGTGATAGACGTCGTAGTACCTGAGAGCGACTACCTTCCCCCTGCGAGAGACCAGAATGTCCAGCAAGAGGTCCTCGAGGAGTTCCTGAGCAACCCGAACCCTTCCTACTCCGTCTCCTACGCCGTGGAAGCCCCAGAGACCCGCGACCAGAAGCAGGCGGAGGAGAGCCAGTCAGACGGCGTGACCAAAGGATCCTACCAGTACCTGAGACCCGACGGCGTCCTGCAGGTGGTCAAGTACGTCGTGACGAAGGAAGGGGGTTACCAAGCCGAGGTGGAGGAACGCCCTGGCTTCGCGCCCATCACGCAGGAACAAGACATCAAGAACAGTGCCCCTGAGTCGGAGGTGACGGCGCTCGATCTCGACCTCGAAGTGGCCCCTCCGTCGGGAAACATCGTCCAGATTTCCTCAGCGCACTTCGCCCTCAACCACCCTCTGGCCCAGGAGCTCCTCGCCAATTCCAAGAGTCCTATTGCCACCTCTATCTCCTTCACCCCCATCTCCGTCCCCAGCCCTGCTGTCCCCGCTCTCCCGACATCTACTTTCCTCACCTTGCCTTCCCCTGCCTCAGAAGTGAAGGAAACTGTCCCTCTGTCCGAATTTCAGAAGATCTCCAACCcggtcttccccccaccccctgtcttcCCTGTCGCAACCCTCCGCCTCGCCCCTGGACTCACCGGCAGCAAGGATTCACTCCAAACTCCACTTCCTGCCACCCTGCTGACCAACACCAAGCTTTCTCTCCCTGCCATCCCTGCTACCCCTGTCGCCCCTAAAATCCAGgtgcccttccctgccctctctcctgccttctcccctgcctctcccttccctcaggtAGCTCCTCCCGCCCTCGCCTCCTCGTCGACGCTCCTTCAGGCTCCCTCCGTCACCTTCACCTCGCCTCACACCTCGTTCACGTACTTTAGCTCGTAG